The Pan paniscus chromosome 17, NHGRI_mPanPan1-v2.0_pri, whole genome shotgun sequence genomic interval gatttggggtggagagttctgtaaatgtctatgaggtccgcttggtgcagagctgagttcaattcctggatatccttgttaactttctctcATTgctctgtctaatgttgacagtggggtgttaacgtCTCCCATTATtagtattattgtgtgggagtctaagtctctttctaggtctctaaggacttgctttatgaatctgggtgctcctgtattgggtgcatatatatttaggatagttagctcttcttgttgaattgatccctttaccattatgtaatggccttctttgtctcttttgatctttgttggtttcaagtctgttttatccgagactaggattgcaacccctgcctttttttgttttccatttgcttggtagatcttcctccatcattttattttgagcctatgtgtgtctctgcatgtgagatgggtttcttgaatacagcacactgatgggtcttgactctttatccaatttgccagtctgtgtcttttaattggagcatttagcccatttacatttaaggttaatatcgttatgtgtgaatttgatcctgtcattatgatgttagctggttattttgctcgttggttgatgcaatttcttcctagcattgatggtctttacaatttggcatgtttttgcagtggctggtactggttgttcctttctatgtttagtgcttccttcaggagctcttttagggcaggcctggtagtgacaaaatctctcagcatttgcttgtctgtgaagtattttatttctccttcacttatgaagcttagtttggctggatatgaaattctgggttgaaaattattttctttaagaatgttgaatattggcccccactctcttctgactcatagagtttctgctgagagatcccctgttagtctgatgggcttccctttgtgggtaacccgacctttctctctggctgcccttaacattttttccttcatttcaactttggtgaatctgacaattatgtgtcttggagttgctcttctcgaggagtatctttgtggtgttctctgtatttcctgaatttgaatgttggcctgccttgctagattggggaagttctcctggataatatcctgcagagtgttttccaacttggttccattctccccgtcactttcaggtacaccaatcagatgtagatttggtcttttcacatactcccatatttcctggaggctttgttcgtttctttttattcttttttctctgaacttcttgcttcatttcattcatttgatcttccatcactgataccttttcttccagttgatcgaatcgactactgaagcttgtgcattcatcatgtagttctcgtgccttggttttcagttccatcaggtcctttaaggacttctctgcattggttattctagttagccattcgtctaatcttttttcaaggtttttaacttctttgccatgggttcgaacttcctcctttatcTCGGaatagtttgatcatctgaagccttcttctctcaactcgtcaaagtcattatccgtccagctttgttctgttgctggtgaggagctgcgttcctttggaggaggagaggcgctctgatttttagagtttccagtttttctgctgttttttccccatctttgtggttttatctacctttggtctttgatgatgggtGACATActgatggggttttggtgtggatgtcctttctgtttgttagttttccttctaacagacaggatcctcagctgcaggtctgttgcagtttgctggaggcccACTCCAGACCGTTTGcatgggtatcagcagcggagactgcagaacagcagatattggtgaacagcaaatgttgctgcctgatcattcctctggaagttttgtctcagaggagtacccagccgtgtgaggtgtcagtctgcccctactgggggggtgcctcccagttaggctactcaggggtcagggacccacttgagaaggcagtctgtccgttctcagatctccagctgtgtgctgggagaaccactactctcttcaaagctgtcagacagggacatttaagtctgcagagaattctgctgccttttgtttggctgtgccctgctcccagaggtggagtctacagaggcaggcaggcctccttgagctgcagtgggctccacccacttcgagcttcctggccactttgttcacCTACTCAAGCCtaggcaatggcgggtgcccctcccccagccttgctgccgccttgcggtttgatctcagactgctgtgctagcaatgagcgaggctccgtgggcgtagcaCTCTCTTAGTCaggcgcaggatataatctcctggtatgccatttgctcagttggaaatgtagaaatcacccgtcttctgcgtcgctcacgctgggagctgtagactggagctgttcctattcggccatcttggctccacccctcaAGAATTCTTAACTGTAAGGTGGCAAGACTTTCTGTAACCTGGACAGGTACACAGATGAATATATACTAGGTGGTTTCAAACGTCTTATAGTCGAAATAGCTATTGATGTGTGTTATATTACCTGACTTCTTATTGCTAACAAATTGCTCATTGTCAATGGGTCATGCAGTGTTGTAAATTCTGTATTgtgcttctttctttcatttgttgcTTCTCTTTGTAAttctatgaattttttaaatttaaaaacattctgaGAAGAGGTTCTAAATTTCCTAGACTGTTACAGAAGTCCACAGTAGGAAAAGAATTAAGAACCTGTGCCAGGAAAATCAATCATGTATGAACCAAAGAAGTTATATACAAATTTTGTTTGCATATGagtatgtatatatttctgtgaagaagGATCATAGTTTACACCACATTTTCAGAGGTCCTCAACCCTCCCCAAagattaaacatatttttgtaaatCCAAGTGAAATGACTTATAATTCCTATAAATAACCCGATAAAGGTTTTTCTTCCTGTAATTTCACGCCAAGACTAACCATTGGAAGGCACATACTAAGGCCGACCTACGTGGACAAATAAGCATAGCCTTTATAAGTATTTTGCCCTTTTGCCTTAAAATAGCTGGTACCAAGCAACGATTCCAAAACTTGGAAAGCCAAATGTTCCACTAGGAATCTACTGCTATAGTTCTACAAATTCAACAAATAACAAGAAGTTATTAGAGacttacatattaaaaatatactcaACATAAATTATAATATGGGAGCAGCTATCCTAAAATAGGCTTAAAATTTTTCCATCTAATTAAACACAAGATAAAACCAAATCACTTCTCAAAAtggttctaaattttaaaaatccactaataaaaaattataggCCATTTTAATTTATTGCTAAAAACCAGTTATTTTTAGCATAAgtgtaaatttaaacatttcttaccCTTTCAATACTGTGTTGCAAACGTAGTTTCATCCTTACAACTTCCTGTTGTCGAAAAAGCTCTTTAAGTGGATCTGACAGTGAAGGTGGTGGTGTAATCtaattaaaaagatatatatagtttaaaatattaggttttatttacaataatgggctattcttttaaaattaaacccTTTTAGTgcataaaaaaacaaattctgatGTCCTGTGAATTAAATAATACAGCACTAGTTATAGAACTGACTGTTACTTCTGTTTGGAAACATTGAGCACAGTTTAGATGTTTTGATTCTAAGGCCACAACAAATTTCAAAGAGCAAATTAGAAGGACTATGGAAGTTATTCCAGCGAGACACATTTTAGATCATCAGTAAGTGACAGCTCACAgacaaggagggaaggaggagtcaCAAAACCAGAAAAgctggtataaacatggaggAAACACTCGTAAAGATTAAAGCAGTTCAATTGTATCTATATAGTGAGGTCTGTCTGCAGACatgataaatataatatcaaacaCTGAAGTCCTGAGtgttacatttaattcttttataAAAGCAGATGAAATGGTCTgagaaatttttttcaaactttattaCATGTAATATCCCAATGACTTTGTCTATCCATACTCCAAAAAGCTTCTGGTTCATCTCTAATTTGATATTGTAGTGTAATATCAAATTACACTACAAACCCAGAAGAGAGGTGTTTTCCGGTAGATGCTGGAGGTTAAGGAAGCTGATTCAATCTATGCGTGTAACTGCACTGTTACAATAAGATacactggccgggcatggtggtccacacctgtaatcccagcactttgggaggccaagatgggcggatcacgaggttagtagttcgagaccagcctgattaaatggtgaagtcctgtctctactaaaaatacaaaaattagccgggtgtggtggcacatgcctgtaatcctaacttctcaggaggctgaggcaggaaaattgcctgaactcaggaggtggaagttgcagtgagttgagatcatgccactgcattccagcctgggtgacagagcgagactctgtctcaaaaaaaaaaaagggggacatcttggccgggcatggtggctctcgcctgtaatcccatcactttgggaggctgaagtaggaggattgcttgagaccaggagtttgagaccagcctgggcaacatattgagacccccatctcaaaaaaaaaatttaaaaattagctggatgtggtggtgtctgcctgtagcctcagcaactcaggaggctgagatgggaggatagcttgagtccagaagtttgaggctgcagtaaactatgattgcaccactgcactccagcctgggcaacacagggaggccctgtctcttaagttaaaaacaaaactaaaaacaaaacaaaacaaaagatatcCAAGAGATGGCAATAACCATCTGTGATCCCTACTCTTTTTCTACCCCTTGGAGAATTTGTATTTTCCCCCTTATTCTTGCTTATAATTACTGCCAGCATATTATGGCAAAGTAAGATATCTTAGCATGTTTTGGCAAGTTATAACACTTCTGGTTTAACAGTCAATTTCCACATCAAAGTAGGACAACCAGGTATTTTCCACTTCTTGATGTAGTGCCACAGGAATCATGTAACACCATATATGAAAAGTTCTTGACAAAAATCACACCTGGCTCTACAGACTCTATAATCAGCATTATGAGAGACTGAAAACATGTTAAATAACACCACAAAGACTCAATCAGTTGAAGCACAATGTGGAAAATTCTACAGGACAAATAACTCACTGGAACTGACCATTTCTCAGGCCTCTAATTGCAGtaattcatttgtttaatttctgCGTCCTGTGAACTGCTTTAAACTTAGCATGAGTTGTAGGTAGTTTGGTGCTGTTTTAGTTTTGGAAAACCATATAGGCCTCTAGTTATTTCAAGGAATGTAGAGGACGAATATCTACTGTCTGACACTGAGGTGCCAGAGAAAGCTTCCTCAAGAGGGTAAATACCTGACCTGCATCTTAAAGGAAGAGCCAGAGTTAGAGTTAGTGAAACGAATCAtgtgggaagaaaggaaaaggagggagggaggtaatTCCCAAAAGAGGATGGCatgcaaaaacaaacagaatggTATCTGCAGACAActctaggttggtgcaaaagtaattgcggttttgccattactCTCGTCGTCATTTCACACCATTTTGTCAAATTTGATGTTCTAAGAACTTAAGACCACAGAGGAGATCAGCAGGGGCAAAATAATACAGGCTGCAGTCTACTCTGTAAATGTGCTTTTCTTAAAGTATGTTCCACAGAAGATTGGGCCCACAATTTCTCTTACGATTCTTTACAATCTTACAATTCTGTGAAGATCTACAAAAATGCTTCCAAGAACAAGTTTGGAAAACACTGTATACTTGTATAAATGTACCCACTTAGAAAACTCCCAATACATCAAAGGTTCTGGTAAGTTCTGCAGTGAACCTATTTTTAGATTAACAGTGCttcccaaacttatttgaccATGAAAGCCTCCCCCATTTGCACAGGAGGCATTTAAATAACATGCTGTGGAAGAGGTATTATGTAGAACATGTTAGGGTTAAGTAACAGAGAACCATGAAAGGTCTGACAGCTTGCTGCTCTGTGTGAACAGACACCATGGGGACAAGATTGTAGGCAGGGAATTGAGGAAGCAGATTACTATTGTGTTGGTGTGAGATGGAGGAGGGAGTGAAGGAAATGGGTTCGAAAAATACTAGTGACTGGCCCAATAAACATAAACAAGAAGGAACACCTCAGAAGGACTTGAGGCTTAGTGTGAGAATGGGAGGGTGGTAAGGGACCACAGGAGGgaacaggaaaggagaaagagaagcaggTCATTGGGTAAGTTCAGCTCAGTGCTGACTTACTGAATTTCTGGAGCTTATGGACATTCAGGTGGAGCTATGCAGTTACAAAAaagaagccaaggagagagatctGGGCAGGATATTTAAATGTGATAATCATTAACATAGATCACAtacagaagaaagggaaaatcaCCAAAGAGATACGGAGGTTTTCTGAGGAAACTTTCCCTCTGCTGTTTTCCCCATCTATCTTTTAAGTAAATCATGCTTGGAGATTTTCTCTTTCAATATCTGGGTCCCAGGAGTCTTGAGAATACTCGCTCCCCTGACAGCTTCTCATGGATGCACTTTCCTTTTATCACCCACTCTTGGAACCCCTCCAAGATTTCGGTAGTGTGTAATCAGTGGCCACAGTAGAGACTAGGTTGTAACAAATCTCGTTTTCCTCCCTGTTCATTTGATTTTGGAGATTTGACCTGCAGTTTTACTCCCCTTGATTTCCTCTGGAAAAATGGCAGCATTTTGATTAAATTATGATTAAAGTactggaaggaaaaacaaactgaCTCTGGGTATGTTTtaccacatttattttttatttttgtagacatcctgttggtcttgaactcctggcctcaagtggtctttccaccttggcctcctaaagtattgggattacagttatTGTTATCAGGCCTGGCCTCCACTTTATAATTTCTAATGGGTTCTATAATTGGATTACATAAATGTGAGGGAAGATTACTTCATAAAATGGCAATTAGTTGGCTGGGAGGAAACAAATGGATAAAGCCATATtggaaagtaagaaaaagaatgtAGGGCCCACAAGATTTTTGTTATtctggtctttattatttttcaaactaaattttaaacaaatgagtTTCAGTCCAGTAAACTCAAACACACAGCATTTTATGTACAAAGTCTGGAGTTCTTATTATTAGCTTGAATAAATATGACCCTTATAGTGATTTGCAGCTGTATAAAATAACAGCAACCACCTTAAATCTATATagtgttttaaagttttaatggGCTTTAGCATATACTATTTCAACCTGCTTTGAGGTAGGGGAGAcatttattcttgttttacagatgtgaaaactaaGGATCAGAGATGGGAAATGAATTATTTAAGATCACACAGTGGGTCTGTAGCAAAATCCACTCTGCAGTAATATATGCAAATTGGAAATCTACAGTGCTTTCTACTATATTGTGCTATGTTTTGCTGCTTTAGtaattctcattaaaaaataaaaattaaaaaaacttccCACTACATCCAGGAATATTTCTCACCTATGCTTTTAGTCTCTTTTAGAACAATATTTGACACAACTAAACTTCTAATATAACTAGACATATCCCGAGAATTGTTTCAAGGAAGTCAAACTTGAATTACATCACCTTTGCAAGAGTAAGAAAAGGTGACAGTATGAATATaacatacacacatttatgtgtttatatagaGTCTGCATATGTAAACACATAAATGTGTCTATGTTAAACACATAAATGTGTTTATGTTGTTAAACACGTAAATGTGTTTATGTTACATTAAACATGTGTTTAACATAAATGTGTATAAATTCCTGGataaatttatacaataaatgtatacatatataaagtcaACAGATTGATTTAAGGCAGCAACATAATATGGTTCACCTGAAATGATTTTTACTGAAATAGTTTGTATaaagttctaatttaaatttGTTCTTTATAGTTATACCTGTATTTGAAGCCTATGTCACTACATATTATTTCGGCTAAAATTTCTTACTCTTTAAGGGAAAATAAAGTTGGGGAATGAAAGAAACAAGAACGTTACTAGCTTTATATCTCGACTCACTGACAGATTATTTTGCTGAAATAATCTATCTACTAGAAAACTTCAAATTACGTATGTGGCTAGCATTATACTTCTATTGGGCAGTGTTACAGGTGTATAGCAAGTGATGATGTTACTTACTGTGGGAATACAAATCTTGCTTAAGGGGTTTCCATCCAGGAGATATGATCCGTTAAATGTTACATATTCGTCATAGTACTGAGGTGCTTGAGGAATCACACTACACAGTAATTTgcgtttttcttctatttttttccttatgtgCAAGTATTCAAAATATGGATTTGCTCTCTCTGAACTGTATGGCTGAATCTCATCTAGTTTTAGAGAATCTACAATGGCTGCCAGAGATTGCtgagttttctcttttgcttGTAGTAAAGAGGGACTCACTTGCACAGGCTGAGGTACACGTGACACTTTCCTTTTCCGTGGATGGTGAATTTGAGGATCGTCATCTTCAGTTAATCTTATTCTTCCTCTAGGAGATGAGGATTCACTGTCTTTTTCTGATAATAGTGTACAGCTAGCAAGAATCTGTTTGCTTTGATTTGCCATTGTATTTGCTTTGTTTCTAGTCATTCTTTGAGGGATTTGGTTTTCAGTTTTATCATCTTCGGCATTTTCTTCTAATTCTACTTTAACTAACTGACCATATTTATGCATTTCTGGTTGAGTTGACTGCTGTGAATGGTTTTCCAGACTTGATAAAATGCTTTGTTGAGATTCCTCATCTTCTATGGAAAGCAAACACTTTTCACTTTCAGGACAATGTTTTGGATCTTGTTCATTTAGGTTTCCTTTTGGCATCCCTGCATTCATTTCACATAAATCAGAATCACACCTATTCAAATGAGTTAAAACCAAACTCtccagtttgttttctttttcatgtgaaaTGACCTGAGTATCAGTTGTGCTATTCTCAACTTCATGGCCACTGGAAGACTTGTAAGTTAGTTTGCTAAATGCATAATGTGTATTTAGCTGGGTAGAGGCATCACTTCCATTAAAGTCCTTTTCTGATGGTAACACAGGTAAAGTATAAGCTTTCTCAAAGTTTGGTGATGCTTCTTGAATAGTGCTGTCAGAGTACACTGGGACAAAGGCATCTGTTTTTTGAACATCTCCTAGGACAAAagtattttctgtatcttttgtaGATTCATTATCAGTATCTAAAGCAGAACTAATAATCTGAACTGCATTTTTTTGTTGTAAAATACCTGGCTCTTGATTAGCAACATATGACAAAGACATATGTTTAGAAATCGATTCAGCATCTGAAAGTGATTGGCTGGGGAAAGAGCAAGGCTGCTGTGGAGGCATAAAGGATGCCGGATCCTGAGCACAAGAGTTTCCTGGCAGTTCAGTCTGGCGCAGGGATAAAAAATCAGCATTTTCTTTCAATATCTTATTTTCAGAATTACAAAAACTCTGAAGAGAGGATTCTTGATCAGGTATGTTAGAATTTGGGCAGATATAGTCTCTGGTGCTTAATGTCTCTAGTCTATCAACAGGCATCTCCCATGACTTATTCTGGATCACACCAACCTGACTAGATGGCTCTAAATGCACTGGACTGTCCATTACAGTGCTCACTGGGGCAGTATTCTTGATGAGATTTCTATCAGCTGAAACATATTTGCTGTTTGAAGCTCCAGTTGGAGAAGTTGCAAAACTGGAATGTATGTTAGATACATTTGAAAGGTCTCTTTCAGGCACATTTGAGAATACCTCAGGTTTGGGAGAAGGACTAGTATCTCTTGGCACAATTAATAAGCTACCTTGATTGCTCTCTTCTGATATTGTTTGGAATTGTTTGGTATGTTCACAAATGACAGAAGGCATGCTACATCTTCGAACTTCTATGGTAGGTCTCCCCTCGCTTATAATTAGTTTAACATCTTCTACAGAAGATGACCTAAGATGGGATGCTGAAAGTCTGTTTGCATATGGTGGTTTAATCCGCTCCGGCAAGTCAGCCAGGCTGTCCAATTCCCTTTCATGAAGAGCAGGAGATTTGGCAATTGACAAAAAAGGTGACTGGGAAAAGGACATTTGGGATTCTGAACTCTCTAACATAAAGTCAGAGTCATACTCAACTGGAGGCCTTGGGGTTGTCACTGTAGTATGGCAGGAATCTTCTGAACTAGCAACAGAAATCATGGATACAGATCTGGAGCTGAGACCCGGCTTTTCATTTTCTGATCTAGGAGACCTGTTTAAGCTATTATCTGAAACAAAAGATGACTTCCCTAAAGTCATTACATTTTTGGTGTCAACAGATTGTGATCTGTTACTTACAGCATCTTTAGGTTGTTTCTCCTTGGTATATGCATCAGTCACTTCTGAACTCTTTGACCTAGTAAGTTCTTTATTTTTGGATTCAGTTGGTGtatgctttgttttttctttatcttttattttaagttctaaaCAGTTTCGGTTTCTCAAccgttctttttctttttgcttaattttttccttatgttttttGTGCCACTGTTCTATTTCTAGGTCTTTAAGGCTTAGCATTCGTTCAAAACTTGTCTGCATTAAATCATCATTCactaacctcttttctttaggcCGGGTATCTTTTGATGCTGGTGATGACTTAGGTTTAGGCTTATCTGCTTCAGATTTTAGTTTGAGTAagctatttatttgaattttatctttaTGTTTGTCTCGTTCtttgtatctatctatatctttatcttttttatctttttcttttccatctggAGTTTTCAAAGgttcatcttttgttttttctttaagggaTAAGGGTTTTTCATGTTGTGCTTTATTACCGTCTActatacttgattttttttcttccagtatgTGTTTGGAGTTAGTTATATTTATACTTTCTTTATCTctagatttttcctttttatctagctccctgtctttttctttatttttgcctttttctgaTTTACTGTATTCACTATTAtctgattgtttattttttttctccatcaagtgcttttctttgctttctgctAGATGCCTCTCTTTTTCAGGCTTTTCTTTGTCATGTTTCCTATCCatcttttctctacttttctcTCTGTCGTCAGTTTTTTTAATAGCAGCAGTATTTTTGCTCTTCTCACCTTCTTTATGGCATTTTTCTGTGTGATGCGAATATAGcttgtccttttcttttattttatcaaCGCATTCACTAAGATctaatttgtctttttctgacTTATGCTCatgttttatcttcttttctttttcaaagttttttctttccatcttctcAATGTCCTTTTCTTTAGTTTGAGATCGCTTCTCAggtttttctttactttcctttatatgcttttcttgtttttcaatgtctatttccttttccactaaaTGAAGCCCTATAGATTCCTCAATGGCACTCATACCCAAAGAAGTAAATTCTGAGTCTTTATCTGTGGgtatgttttctctctcttcttttagatcttttattttttcctccctaaAAGATTTCTCGCTTTCCTTTTTAATCTTGTCTCGTTCCTCTTTAAAGTTCCTCTCTTTTGACACATGCTTTTCCTTGGTTGATTTATCATCTTTgatgtttttttccaattttgattttttttctaatgttaagGATTCATGTTCCATATTTAAAAAGAGATCTTCAGTTtcatcacttttaaaaaaattctctttccAAAATTCTCTATCAAATTCCACACTCCTCTGCAGTTCTTTGGCACTATccttagttttgtatttttccttttcaccttcaatttcttttttatgcttttctttttccctctctttatgcttcaatttatgtttttttaatgttttaccttctttatccatttttttcagtgTGCAATCTGAATTTTCAAATGTTGGACTATGATCTTCATCCTTTATTTTGGCATTTGATTTTTCACCAAATTCTAAGTGGAaatctttctgatgtttgcttttttccttatGCTTACAAGATTTTACACTTGAACTTTCTGGCAAGAATTCAGATTCTGTATTATCATACCGAACAAGATCAGGCTGTAATGACATTTCAGAACTTCCTGGTGATAAACATGTTTTAGTATGTTCTTGTTTTAGTGGTGTTGACTGTTTTTCACTTAATCCACAAGAATGTTTGGGAGATTTACCAGtggaaatatgaaataaatgtaatgaaGTATCATCTTTTGGGCTAAAAGATTTCCTAAAGTTCCCCTCCTCTCTGGTCTTTTCTGAACAATCTAGTCCAGTATTTACTGTCAAGTTTGTtattcttgtattttcttttccttccttttcttgcttTAGCTCTTggttctctttgtttttattctgatttttcaattttcttttaactttgccTTTCTGTTTGTGTTCACCTGAAACTACATATTCCTTTTTGGTTTGTATATCAGAATTTGATGTTTCAGGGATGACGGAACATGAAGTAGAAATCTTTTTATTCTGAAGAGCTTCTTCATCAGAACTTTCAGTACTTGAATATAAGACCCTagatggcttttgttttttacttttaaatgattTAGGATAGAAGGCTTTCTCCTGTTTTGCAAATAAATGAGTTTTTTCTGCTTCAGGTTCATTTTCTTTTCGTTGTTCTTTCCTAAGAATATGCCTATCATCAATCATCTTATTAatttcttcatcatcatcatctttgaACTCATACTCATCAAGGGCAGATGGAAGAGGTGTTTTACTGGGAAGTATCTGTTTACTTTCACAGATGagagagtctttctctgtttcaGAGTCAATATTTTCATCAACACTAGAAGGATTTACAGATTGAGCCTCTTCGGAATctagaataaaaaaaagaaaatgtggtgtgggtcaaacaaaacacaactgccagaaaaataattttttttttctgagaaaaagaTATAGCTTATACAATACATATTTCAAACAATTCATAATCACTTCagatttatatggaaataatgtaATAGCAATGTGTAAGAACTCTGATAGTGTTGTAGAACAGCTTTTCTAGAGAATATGCTTTATGGTGAGGCTCCTTTTGACACTTCTAAAAGCACAGTATATGTTAAAATcacaatatatagtataaaaataCAGTCCTGCAGTCAACATAGAAGCgtgtatctctttgatatactgatttcctttcttttgggtgtatacccagcagttggattgctgaatcatatggtagctctatttgtagttttttggggaatctccaaactgttctccaaagtggctgtttctcaccagcaatgtacaagggttcccctttctccgcATTTAtgccagcattcattattgcctatcttttggataaaagccatttcaaATGGGGTGAGAGGAAATTAGTATACTGAAGAGAtaacctgcactcccatgtttactgcaacactattcacaatagccaagatatggaatcaaccttgtgtccatcaacagatgaatggataaagaaaatgaggttcatatacacagtggaatattattcagccatagaaaagaatgaaattctatcatttgccacaacatggatggaactggaggacagtacttttaagtgaaataagccagacacactAAGACAAATATAGCACGTTCTCACTTGTATGTGGGAGCAAAAAATTAAACTCATGGAAATAGTAGAATGACAGC includes:
- the ANKRD12 gene encoding ankyrin repeat domain-containing protein 12 isoform X4, whose amino-acid sequence is MPKSGFTKPVQSENSDSDSNMVEKPYGRKSKDKIASYSKTPKIERSDVSKEMKEKSSMKRKLPFTISPSRNEERDSDTEKEGPEKKKTKKEAGNKKSTPVSILFGYPLSERKQMALLMQMTARDNNSTPNHPSQTTPAQKKTPSSSSRQKDKVNKRNERGETPLHMAAIRGDVKQVKELISLGANVNVKDFAGWTPLHEACNVGYYDVAKILIAAGADVNTQGLDDDTPLHDSASSGHRDIVKLLLRHGGNPFQANKHGERPVDVAETEELELLLKREVPLSDDDESYTDSEEAQSVNPSSVDENIDSETEKDSLICESKQILPSKTPLPSALDEYEFKDDDDEEINKMIDDRHILRKEQRKENEPEAEKTHLFAKQEKAFYPKSFKSKKQKPSRVLYSSTESSDEEALQNKKISTSCSVIPETSNSDIQTKKEYVVSGEHKQKGKVKRKLKNQNKNKENQELKQEKEGKENTRITNLTVNTGLDCSEKTREEGNFRKSFSPKDDTSLHLFHISTGKSPKHSCGLSEKQSTPLKQEHTKTCLSPGSSEMSLQPDLVRYDNTESEFLPESSSVKSCKHKEKSKHQKDFHLEFGEKSNAKIKDEDHSPTFENSDCTLKKMDKEGKTLKKHKLKHKEREKEKHKKEIEGEKEKYKTKDSAKELQRSVEFDREFWKENFFKSDETEDLFLNMEHESLTLEKKSKLEKNIKDDKSTKEKHVSKERNFKEERDKIKKESEKSFREEKIKDLKEERENIPTDKDSEFTSLGMSAIEESIGLHLVEKEIDIEKQEKHIKESKEKPEKRSQTKEKDIEKMERKNFEKEKKIKHEHKSEKDKLDLSECVDKIKEKDKLYSHHTEKCHKEGEKSKNTAAIKKTDDREKSREKMDRKHDKEKPEKERHLAESKEKHLMEKKNKQSDNSEYSKSEKGKNKEKDRELDKKEKSRDKESINITNSKHILEEKKSSIVDGNKAQHEKPLSLKEKTKDEPLKTPDGKEKDKKDKDIDRYKERDKHKDKIQINSLLKLKSEADKPKPKSSPASKDTRPKEKRLVNDDLMQTSFERMLSLKDLEIEQWHKKHKEKIKQKEKERLRNRNCLELKIKDKEKTKHTPTESKNKELTRSKSSEVTDAYTKEKQPKDAVSNRSQSVDTKNVMTLGKSSFVSDNSLNRSPRSENEKPGLSSRSVSMISVASSEDSCHTTVTTPRPPVEYDSDFMLESSESQMSFSQSPFLSIAKSPALHERELDSLADLPERIKPPYANRLSASHLRSSSVEDVKLIISEGRPTIEVRRCSMPSVICEHTKQFQTISEESNQGSLLIVPRDTSPSPKPEVFSNVPERDLSNVSNIHSSFATSPTGASNSKYVSADRNLIKNTAPVSTVMDSPVHLEPSSQVGVIQNKSWEMPVDRLETLSTRDYICPNSNIPDQESSLQSFCNSENKILKENADFLSLRQTELPGNSCAQDPASFMPPQQPCSFPSQSLSDAESISKHMSLSYVANQEPGILQQKNAVQIISSALDTDNESTKDTENTFVLGDVQKTDAFVPVYSDSTIQEASPNFEKAYTLPVLPSEKDFNGSDASTQLNTHYAFSKLTYKSSSGHEVENSTTDTQVISHEKENKLESLVLTHLNRCDSDLCEMNAGMPKGNLNEQDPKHCPESEKCLLSIEDEESQQSILSSLENHSQQSTQPEMHKYGQLVKVELEENAEDDKTENQIPQRMTRNKANTMANQSKQILASCTLLSEKDSESSSPRGRIRLTEDDDPQIHHPRKRKVSRVPQPVQVSPSLLQAKEKTQQSLAAIVDSLKLDEIQPYSSERANPYFEYLHIRKKIEEKRKLLCSVIPQAPQYYDEYVTFNGSYLLDGNPLSKICIPTITPPPSLSDPLKELFRQQEVVRMKLRLQHSIEREKLIVSNEQEVLRVHYRAARTLANQTLPFSACTVLLDAEVYNVPLDSQSDDSKTSVRDRFNARQFMSWLQDVDDKFDKLKTCLLMRQQHEAAALNAVQRLEWQLKLQELDPATYKSISIYEIQEFYVPLVDVNDDFELTPI